A stretch of Gouania willdenowi chromosome 21, fGouWil2.1, whole genome shotgun sequence DNA encodes these proteins:
- the LOC114455397 gene encoding low choriolytic enzyme-like → MVQIILLCMVFTCVSAMQAQMHRYLLSSKWGPVGYKEVEDPTQKTAMDEIIKANEFMASRVIDGTTTLREGDIAVSTGRRSKVCFARSCQWAKSVDGHVYIPYKISPDYSEMDIKLIKKGMENIEKGTCVRFVPRTHQRDYIDIQAQSGCWSYLGARGGKQTVSLQNPHCVQVGVISHEFMHVLGFVHEQSRFDRDNYVTVMWPNIWRDRLRNFEKFKTENLDLPYDFGSIMHFGKYAYSQDGEPTIVPKNNQRMKFGQTEHLSHIDKMKINKLYKCDDDDF, encoded by the exons ATGGTGCAGATTATCCTCCTGTGCATGGTCTTCACATGTGTCTCAGCAATGCAAGCTCAG atgCATAGATATTTACTGAGCTCTAAATGGGGTCCTGTTGGCTACAAAG AAGTTGAGGATCCAACTCAGAAAACGGCAATGGATGAAATTATTAAAGCCAATGAGTTCATGG CTTCCCGAGTCATAGATGGCACCACCACTTTGAGGGAGGGAGATATCGCTGTTTCTACTGGCAGGCGGTCCAAGGTGTGCTTTGCACGCAGCTGCCAGTGGGCTAAATCAGTGGATGGACATGTCTATATCCCATACAAGATCTCACCTGATTATT CTGAAATGGACATTAAGCTGATCAAGAAAGGAATGGAGAATATAGAGAAAGGTACTTGTGTTCGGTTTGTTCCTCGGACGCATCAAAGAGATTACATTGATATCCAAGCACAATCTGG TTGTTGGTCCTACCTGGGTGCGCGGGGAGGAAAACAGACAGTATCTCTGCAGAACCCTCACTGTGTCCAGGTTGGAGTTATTTCTCATGAGTTCATGCATGTCCTGGGCTTTGTGCACGAGCAGTCCCGATTCGACAGGGACAACTACGTCACCGTCATGTGGCCCAACATTTGGAGAG ATCGTTTGAGAAATTTTGAGAAGTTCAAGACTGAGAATCTGGATCTTCCATATGACTTTGGATCCATCATGCACTTTGGAAA GTATGCATATTCTCAAGATGGGGAGCCAACCATTGTCCCCAAGAACAACCAGCGGATGAAATTTGGCCAAACTGAACATCTCAGCCACATCGACAAGATGAAGATCAACAAACTCTATAAATGTG ATGACGATGATTTTTAA
- the ankzf1 gene encoding ankyrin repeat and zinc finger domain-containing protein 1 isoform X1 — protein sequence MTASSPDFCSIFDLCLTDDFIGLREVSSSLQDGIDTNPPSDVQVNKSQEDDNQVDCNLVREVSDKMVCSTCKSTFINREEQREHYKLDWHRFNIKQKMTGLPPLTAEEFENKTGAGDLSSISGSESESQKDESDSDTGGSSNPLPDTDDETLVGNQRVSSKVIFQNTSGEYLSVHRCVLLGKSEDEQDAGSSLKAINKKTVWIILMTGGGHFAGAVFEGKQVLQHKTFHRYTVRAKRGTAQGLRDSQNKSHAPKSAGAALRRYNEAALVKDIQDLLLTWAEHLKEASAIFIRAPSYNKTIFFGGRAAPLDKKDSRIRTIPFATRRATFREVQRVQVVLSTVQVYGKDSDLSAVFSPTRNTWKKAIKAKQKIITDHEEEAKQESSDEEDTGSIQLETVELTLGTLDLREFEVNPSRQKRRRRKMKDKKPNEEPIDAEPANQEEESPEIPPANDSPQEMQHKRKKKGAQSKKQPDEAVDEPCDFALRDELFTTCKVGDADALHSLLQLPEEMTDGLQQSQRHSSDAMTFLNKPIDASGFTLLHVATAAAQKAVIQVLLDAGADPACRDNKGQTPYVVAPDKDTRKVFQKYMGENPDKYDYIKAKVPGPLTAELESKKLEKKKTQKAQKKQRDKEQKDVQRKQQMEAEEKKRFASLTDREKRALAAEKRLAAQVTATGINLSNVQRCWMCGESVLGKIPFHYMEFSFCSPHCVQAHRKTNAVKT from the exons ATGACGGCTTCTTCTCCTGACTTCTGCTCCATCTTTGATTTGTGCTTAACTGATGATTTTATTGGACTGAGAGAAGTCAGCAGCAGCCTTCAGGATGGGATAGACACTAACCCACCTTCAGATG TTCAGGTGAATAAAAGTCAAGAGGATGACAACCAGGTCGATTGCAATTTGGTTCGAGAGGTGTCGGATAAGATGGTTTGTTCCACCTGCAAAAGCACCTTTATTAATCGTGAGGAACAG AGGGAGCACTACAAGCTTGACTGGCATCGGTTCAACATAAAGCAGAAGATGACAGGACTGCCACCTCTAACAGCGGAGGAGTTTGAGAATAAGACTGGAGCGG GAGACTTATCAAGTATTTCAGGCTCAGAGTCTGAATCACAGAAAGACGAGTCAGATAGTGATACTGGAGGGTCAAGTAACCCACTTCCGGACACGGATGATGAGACTTTAGTTGGAAACCAGCGAGTCTCCAGCAAAgtgatttttcaaaatacatCTGGAGAGTATTTATCAGTCCATCGCTGCGTTCTGCTGGGAAAG TCAGAGGACGAGCAGGATGCAGGATCATCCCTAAAAGCCATAAATAAGAAGACTGTGTGGATTATCCTGATGACGGGGGGAGGACACTTTGCCGGTGCTGTTTTTGAAGG AAAACAAGTCTTACAACACAAGACTTTCCATCGATACACTGTGAGAGCAAAGCGAGGCACGGCTCAAGGACTCCGAGATTCCCAAAACAAAAGCCATGCACCAAAGTCTGCTGGAGCTGCTCTGAGGCGATACAATGAGGCGGCGCTAGTCAAG GACATACAGGATCTTTTGTTGACCTGGGCTGAACACCTGAAAGAGGCCTCTGCCATTTTTATACGAGCCCCTAGCTACAACAAAACCATCTTCTTTGGCGGTCGCGCTGCTCCCCTCGACAAAAAAGATTCCAGGATACGTACAATACCGTTTGCTACTCGAAGAGCGACATTTCGGGAGGTCCAAAGGGTCCAAGTAGTTCTCTCAACTGTTCAAGTTTATG GAAAGGACTCAGACCTTTCTGCTGTTTTCAGTCCAACCAGGAACACATGGAAAAAAGCTATTAAggccaaacaaaaaataatcacagaTCATGAAGAAG AAGCAAAACAAGAGAGTTCAGATGAAGAAGATACTGGAAGCATCCAGCTTGAGACAGTGGAGCTGACACTGGGAACACTGGATCTCAGGGAGTTTGAAGTTAACCCGTCCAGGCAaaagaggagaaggagaaagaTGAAGGACAAGAAGCCGAATGAAG AACCAATTGATGCAGAGCCTGCCAACCAAGAAGAAGAATCACCAGAGATTCCACCAGCAAATGATTCACCTCAAGAAATGCAACataagaggaagaagaaggggGCACAGAGTAAAAAACAACCAGACG AAGCCGTTGATGAGCCATGTGATTTTGCACTGAGGGACGAGCTCTTCACAACCTGTAAAGTTGGCGATGCAGATGCACTTCACAGCCTTCTCCAGCTGCCTGAGGAAATGACAGACGGTTTGCAGCAGTCGCAGCGTCACTCCTCAGATGCAATGACTTTCCTTAATAAGCCCATCGACGCATCTGGCTTCACTTTACTGCACGTTGCAACAGCCGCTGCTCAAAAGGCTGTGATACAGGTGCTTCTGGATGCAGGAGCAGATCCAGCCTGCAG AGACAACAAAGGACAGACTCCTTATGTTGTGGCCCCTGATAAAGACACAAGGAAAGTGTTTCAGAAATACATGGGTGAGAATCCTGACAAATATGACTACATCAAGGCCAAG GTGCCAGGCCCTCTGACCGCTGAGCTGGAATCCAAAAagttggaaaagaaaaaaacacaaaaggccCAAAAGAAACAGCGGGATAAAGAGCAGAAGGATGTACAGAGGAAACAACAGATGGAAGCTGAGGAAAAGAAGAGATTTGCGTCTTTGACTGATCGTGAAAAG AGAGCGCTGGCAGCAGAGAAGAGGCTAGCAGCACAAGTCACTGCAACGGGAATCAACCTCTCTAATGTCCA AAGGTGCTGGATGTGTGGGGAATCTGTGCTCGGAAAGATCCCCTTTCACTACATGGAGTTTTCATTCTGCAGTCCTCATTGTGTTCAAGCACATCGGAAAacaaatgcagtaaaaacataA
- the ankzf1 gene encoding ankyrin repeat and zinc finger domain-containing protein 1 isoform X2, translated as MTASSPDFCSIFDLCLTDDFIGLREVSSSLQDGIDTNPPSDVQVNKSQEDDNQVDCNLVREVSDKMVCSTCKSTFINREEQREHYKLDWHRFNIKQKMTGLPPLTAEEFENKTGAGDLSSISGSESESQKDESDSDTGGSSNPLPDTDDETLVGNQRVSSKVIFQNTSGEYLSVHRCVLLGKSEDEQDAGSSLKAINKKTVWIILMTGGGHFAGAVFEGKQVLQHKTFHRYTVRAKRGTAQGLRDSQNKSHAPKSAGAALRRYNEAALVKDIQDLLLTWAEHLKEASAIFIRAPSYNKTIFFGGRAAPLDKKDSRIRTIPFATRRATFREVQRVQVVLSTVQVYGKDSDLSAVFSPTRNTWKKAIKAKQKIITDHEEEAKQESSDEEDTGSIQLETVELTLGTLDLREFEVNPSRQKRRRRKMKDKKPNEEPANQEEESPEIPPANDSPQEMQHKRKKKGAQSKKQPDEAVDEPCDFALRDELFTTCKVGDADALHSLLQLPEEMTDGLQQSQRHSSDAMTFLNKPIDASGFTLLHVATAAAQKAVIQVLLDAGADPACRDNKGQTPYVVAPDKDTRKVFQKYMGENPDKYDYIKAKVPGPLTAELESKKLEKKKTQKAQKKQRDKEQKDVQRKQQMEAEEKKRFASLTDREKRALAAEKRLAAQVTATGINLSNVQRCWMCGESVLGKIPFHYMEFSFCSPHCVQAHRKTNAVKT; from the exons ATGACGGCTTCTTCTCCTGACTTCTGCTCCATCTTTGATTTGTGCTTAACTGATGATTTTATTGGACTGAGAGAAGTCAGCAGCAGCCTTCAGGATGGGATAGACACTAACCCACCTTCAGATG TTCAGGTGAATAAAAGTCAAGAGGATGACAACCAGGTCGATTGCAATTTGGTTCGAGAGGTGTCGGATAAGATGGTTTGTTCCACCTGCAAAAGCACCTTTATTAATCGTGAGGAACAG AGGGAGCACTACAAGCTTGACTGGCATCGGTTCAACATAAAGCAGAAGATGACAGGACTGCCACCTCTAACAGCGGAGGAGTTTGAGAATAAGACTGGAGCGG GAGACTTATCAAGTATTTCAGGCTCAGAGTCTGAATCACAGAAAGACGAGTCAGATAGTGATACTGGAGGGTCAAGTAACCCACTTCCGGACACGGATGATGAGACTTTAGTTGGAAACCAGCGAGTCTCCAGCAAAgtgatttttcaaaatacatCTGGAGAGTATTTATCAGTCCATCGCTGCGTTCTGCTGGGAAAG TCAGAGGACGAGCAGGATGCAGGATCATCCCTAAAAGCCATAAATAAGAAGACTGTGTGGATTATCCTGATGACGGGGGGAGGACACTTTGCCGGTGCTGTTTTTGAAGG AAAACAAGTCTTACAACACAAGACTTTCCATCGATACACTGTGAGAGCAAAGCGAGGCACGGCTCAAGGACTCCGAGATTCCCAAAACAAAAGCCATGCACCAAAGTCTGCTGGAGCTGCTCTGAGGCGATACAATGAGGCGGCGCTAGTCAAG GACATACAGGATCTTTTGTTGACCTGGGCTGAACACCTGAAAGAGGCCTCTGCCATTTTTATACGAGCCCCTAGCTACAACAAAACCATCTTCTTTGGCGGTCGCGCTGCTCCCCTCGACAAAAAAGATTCCAGGATACGTACAATACCGTTTGCTACTCGAAGAGCGACATTTCGGGAGGTCCAAAGGGTCCAAGTAGTTCTCTCAACTGTTCAAGTTTATG GAAAGGACTCAGACCTTTCTGCTGTTTTCAGTCCAACCAGGAACACATGGAAAAAAGCTATTAAggccaaacaaaaaataatcacagaTCATGAAGAAG AAGCAAAACAAGAGAGTTCAGATGAAGAAGATACTGGAAGCATCCAGCTTGAGACAGTGGAGCTGACACTGGGAACACTGGATCTCAGGGAGTTTGAAGTTAACCCGTCCAGGCAaaagaggagaaggagaaagaTGAAGGACAAGAAGCCGAATGAAG AGCCTGCCAACCAAGAAGAAGAATCACCAGAGATTCCACCAGCAAATGATTCACCTCAAGAAATGCAACataagaggaagaagaaggggGCACAGAGTAAAAAACAACCAGACG AAGCCGTTGATGAGCCATGTGATTTTGCACTGAGGGACGAGCTCTTCACAACCTGTAAAGTTGGCGATGCAGATGCACTTCACAGCCTTCTCCAGCTGCCTGAGGAAATGACAGACGGTTTGCAGCAGTCGCAGCGTCACTCCTCAGATGCAATGACTTTCCTTAATAAGCCCATCGACGCATCTGGCTTCACTTTACTGCACGTTGCAACAGCCGCTGCTCAAAAGGCTGTGATACAGGTGCTTCTGGATGCAGGAGCAGATCCAGCCTGCAG AGACAACAAAGGACAGACTCCTTATGTTGTGGCCCCTGATAAAGACACAAGGAAAGTGTTTCAGAAATACATGGGTGAGAATCCTGACAAATATGACTACATCAAGGCCAAG GTGCCAGGCCCTCTGACCGCTGAGCTGGAATCCAAAAagttggaaaagaaaaaaacacaaaaggccCAAAAGAAACAGCGGGATAAAGAGCAGAAGGATGTACAGAGGAAACAACAGATGGAAGCTGAGGAAAAGAAGAGATTTGCGTCTTTGACTGATCGTGAAAAG AGAGCGCTGGCAGCAGAGAAGAGGCTAGCAGCACAAGTCACTGCAACGGGAATCAACCTCTCTAATGTCCA AAGGTGCTGGATGTGTGGGGAATCTGTGCTCGGAAAGATCCCCTTTCACTACATGGAGTTTTCATTCTGCAGTCCTCATTGTGTTCAAGCACATCGGAAAacaaatgcagtaaaaacataA